In Rosa chinensis cultivar Old Blush chromosome 1, RchiOBHm-V2, whole genome shotgun sequence, a genomic segment contains:
- the LOC112182752 gene encoding receptor-like cytoplasmic kinase 176, protein MSGGIRTSVKGYLIAKRLSLTGEIDTVHEMNEIINTNFTALQAHNVPSTPQTEGEILLKRFLFNELKIATWNFHPDNMVGVGGFGYVFKGWVDGNSSTAAKTGSGMLIAVKTIDQEGFQGQEEWLTEIYYLGRLRHPNLVKLLGYCFEDNHRLLVYEFMPHGSLEIHLYGRDSYLEPLSWTLRMKIALGVAKVLAFLHGTEGKVIHRDVKTSNILLDSTYNAKLSDFGLAKDVPAGDESHVLTRVVGTHGYGAPEYISAGHLSCKSDVYGFGVVMLEMLSGRRVLDNNRPPREHNLVEWAKPYLASKSRALKIFDARTEGQYSLAGALKAANLANRCISAEPEFRPNMNEVVTASEQLQESGDMEGSGVSQNEPRQTPCANSSIRRRSTSWISFRPCASRSYT, encoded by the exons ATGAGTGGTGGGATTCGAACAAGCGTGAAGGGGTACCTTATTGCGAAACGTCTCAGTCTGACTGGGGAGATAGATACAGTGCATGAGATGAATGAGATCATCAATACAAATTTCACTGCACTCCAAGCTCACAATG TGCCTTCAACTCCTCAGACAGAGGGTGAAATCTTGTTGAAAAGATTTCTCTTCAATGAACTGAAAATAGCAACCTGGAACTTTCATCCTGATAATATGGTGGGTGTAGGTGGTTTTGGTTATGTTTTTAAGGGGTGGGTTGATGGTAATTCATCAACAGCTGCCAAGACTGGTAGTGGCATGTTAATTGCTGTGAAGACGATTGACCAAGAAGGTTTCCAGGGCCAAGAGGAATGGTTG ACAGAAATTTACTATCTAGGAAGGTTGCGACATCCAAATCTTGTGAAGTTATTGGGTTATTGCTTTGAGGACAACCACCGGCTCCTGGTTTATGAATTTATGCCTCATGGAAGCTTGGAGATTCATCTATATGGAA GGGATTCTTACCTTGAACCACTTTCATGGACCCTGCGTATGAAGATTGCCCTTGGTGTTGCCAAGGttcttgcatttcttcatggtacTGAGGGAAAAGTGATCCATCGGGACGTTAAAACTTCTAATATTCTGCTCGATTCA ACCTACAATGCCAAACTCTCTGATTTTGGTTTGGCGAAGGATGTACCAGCTGGTGATGAAAGCCATGTCTTAACAAGGGTGGTGGGGACACATGGGTATGGAGCTCCTGAGTATATTTCTGcag GTCATTTATCCTGCAAGAGTGATGTATATGGTTTTGGAGTAGTTATGCTTGAAATGTTGTCTGGAAGACGAGTTCTAGATAATAACCGTCCACCCAGGGAACACAATTTAGTTGAATGGGCCAAACCTTACCTTGCCAGCAAAAGCAGAGCTCTCAAAATTTTTGATGCTCGTACTGAAGGCCAGTACTCTCTGGCAGGAGCTCTTAAAGCAGCTAACCTTGCAAATCGATGCATATCAGCAGAACCCGAGTTTAGGCCAAACATGAATGAGGTGGTCACAGCATCAGAGCAGCTTCAGGAATCTGGTGACATGGAGGGTTCGGGAGTCTCCCAAAATGAGCCTCGCCAAACTCCTTGTGCCAATTCAAGCATTCGCAGGAGAAGCACAAGCTGGATCAGCTTCAGGCCATGTGCTTCCCGCAGCTATACATAA